The window ACACAGTATACAGATTGATTAATTAGATGAGAGCAAAGTTTCCCTCACTCAGAAAACCTATGGTATTATCACAGGCCTAGTTTTATATCGAGCATCACAATAGGAACAGTAAAGATGCTACAAACAACAAAATAGGAAACAATATTTTCTGAAACAGATATAGGTGAGGATTGAAGCAACAAAAACCATGAAATCCAAGGAGCATACAAGTAGTTTACTCCTATATAGTGCAAGAACTCTTGCTTCACCAAGTTAAAGTGAAAGAAACATTTCAGAACATAGATAAGAGAGGGAAATTTGTATCAGAAGTGCAAGCCACCATAGCAAAAGAAAAGCAATTGAAGGAAGCATACGAAATACGTGCCAGACATCTTGTGAACCATTATTATTAGGCTCACTTAGGACCTTCCGTAGCAAGGCTTGTGTACCAAAAGACAGGCTTATCCTGAAGTAGCCTGCATGTGTCCTCGTTAAAATGGAAGACTGTGATGGCTTGTCAACTTCAGCTTGGTAGCCATTTTGTTCTTCGCTGGTGATGATCAAAGCATCGATTTTGATCATCTCTGTTGCTTCCATTTATCTATATTGAAGGAAGTGGGCCTCATGAGTATAAGAACCCCTGAATTTCAGTATTAGGCTATATGGGTGCTTATATAGGTAGAGAAATAGGCGTGAGACAAGACAAAAATCAATGGAAAACTATGTATTAGGTGTAAAAGCTATCATGCCCCATGTTCTGTGGAGGACATAGCTTTGCTTgttgacatgaaaaaaaataatcttggaaGATACCCTCATTTAACTTCATGCGTCTTCgatattataatagtttttatgattataattttaaaaaatagataaatttaagatgaaaaacagatttaaataataaaaattatatttctaaccATACCACTTCACAACACCAAAAGAAGCAAAATTCATTGAAAACAGTGGTTCATGGGATGAATAAATAAAAGCCTTACTGTTTTTATCacatgcaaaataaattttttggcaCCGCCTACTTCTTCATTTTAAGAATGTTCCTTCTAGGGCCAGCATAAGAGTTCAGAGATATtgtacaataataaaaaataacgaaCCTGAAAGTTCCATGGCTGAAACCAATCCATGAATCAAATTAACTCTTGGAACATACAGTCTGTTCTCGTAAAATAAGTACTAGGATACACCATAGGCGGGTTGGCAAGGCATATTTGAGTTAAAGTGAAGATATCACTGGAAGTGCTTATAAACATTATCCTTCAagtgcttttctttctttaactgTCAGAGGATCCTCAGAAAAATGTCTACGTTATTTAAATCTGAACTAGTGTATTCACCATAGATGTCAGAGGATGCATGAATTGGTGGCTATCAAACAACAATTTTGGCGTTGAATAAATACCGATCGACCTATAGCTCTAAAAGAATAGTATAATTAAAAGGGAGCACCCTTTTACTTGTGATCTGCGTTGGAAACTTGAAGATGAGtaggaaaaagaaagatttgATAAGAATGTTAATGGTTACAAGGTGATAACTAAGTATAAATTACTAAACAAGATTGGAATCCCCATAAAGCAATGGGACGTATACATTATCCCTATTGGAGGAGCTGCAGCTGACTATAGAAAAGGGAtcgttcttcttcctttttttttttttttgttttcctggtTTTCCTAACTCCCAAGTCTTCCTGGTTATGGAGTCCACTCATGTTTCTAACGTTTCGTATTCAGTATTCACAATTGAGAGAACTCCAAGCACAAAGCTTATAGCCGACCTTTCTGGTTTCGAGGGGCGGTTTacagaaattgaaagaagaagCATAAAAGGATAATCCCCTAACCTATAGTTTGGTTAGAATTCCATAGCAGAAAGTATAGATATAGAAAAGATGTAAActtattgagttaaaaaaacaaaaataaagacaaaaaataaattgccaagtgttttttattttaattatttggcaAATCAAGATCTTATACAGATCAGTTGGAGAGGCTATGAGAAAGAAAGATTATCTTGAATGCACCACACCCTATACGTGAATAACAAGCTTAAAACCTAGAGAGACGTGTAGTGTGAAGTATGGAAGTTGACTCTACAATGTCTTACCattaacacaaaagaaaaatgatgaaacaagttttcatccataatatattaaaagttatttccaaaatatatataaataggtaGCTGACCACTGAGGCCTGAAATGAAAACAAGAAGCAAGTTTCCACCATAAATTAATGTCATTATCATATCCTGTTGCGAGTGCTTGATAAGGTTTTTCGTTGGCTTCCTTTCCACGAGCACCACACAAATGCTATGCGTGTCATTGTCccaattttattagattttttgacGTTTGAAAGACTAGTGGTTAATGACTGAGATCAAGCTAGATTGTCGTCAACAGAATTATATATGAGCATAATAAGGAAGGGAAAGTTGGGAATCAAGTAGAGAACTAATGTCATGTCGTTCCAAGTAGAAACCAGGCTAGCTTAATTACAGGATTAGCAATGAAGGTGCATCGCTTCTACAAGCAATGCATTCTATATATTTGCTCTAGTGTTTGACACATCCAAGGACTAATACTCTGCAACTAGGCAATGGTAAAGTAAAATGCGATACACAACCTCAACATACTAAAAATGAGAATTATTAGTGAATAATGTAAGAATATTCTTCATATATTCTTCTAAtagtttaaaataaagttttttaatatgatattagaaTCTCGTTTACTAAATAGCcgcaagtttaaattttatcatcctattttaattaataaaattaaatataaggtattgtaatataaaattatttttggaatttacatcaaatagtttaaattattaaattgattatacattttaacatgattatataaaatcTAGCTAGCTTTTTATGGTGGGTTGTGACAAATATCAATGGTGTTGCAATTTGCTGATGACAGGGAAAGAGATAGCTTAAATGACAAAGTGTCCACTAAATAAAGGTTTGGATGCATGCGATTTGCAGATTTCTTACCTCTATTCTTGCCCAAATTCATGTGATAATTAGTTCAGTacatttacttaaaaaaacatcatgttaTCCCTTTcatttatcaatattaaaaaaaatagttcacTTACTATTTAAACCAACATCTAAATCATaccttattaattataatttataaaatttaaatcggTTTAATAAGTTAAACTAAAATCCaatcaacttaaaataaaaaaataattaatccaattataaatttaagttGACTCACAATTAATTGACTTgaataaaattgttaattttttaaaataatatattttttaataattaaaataatattatttttattttaaaaaaaaatattgagttaaaTGATATAAAGTTAGGTTTTATAACTATATCATGTCAATTGAAAGGCTGTGGTTTGGAGGCTGGTGTTAAGTGGCCTGATAACACAATTTGGTTAGTTAAGATTTGGTCCAATTGGCTTCTTATTTCCAGTCAGAAGCCTGATTAACTAGTTTGGACCTAACATCCAGCAGGTTTCTTATGACCAGATACGTAATTTGAAACAGCCATGGCTACAGTATATGAAGATAAGCAAGCTAAGCATTGCGATGTGGAAAACAGAACTTTATTTCCTTCACAAAATTCGAATTGCCTACATAAAGCATCTTTTCTACCTTCACAAGgcatcaacaatattttatgCCTTCCGTCGTCACGACAGCTACCACCACTGCTAGTGTTATTACATGTATTATTCCCACTAATACTTGTGGGCTCGTTAAGAACGACAAAGTTATATTCCATGCTAAGCGAAGCTATCTCCGCCCCACTATTTTCAATGGATCCATTGGCATATGCCATGTTATAATCCTCACTGCAAGAAACCATTTCTTGTTCTTTGCTACTTTTGTTGCTTCTTATTGTGACCCAAGCATCACCCCATGTCGACCAGCTGTGTGCTTTTCCATTGCCTTCAGTCAATTGCTTGATTCTTTCGATTGGAGAGACCAGAGAAGTATTCTGGGTCGAATCCCAAGTTGTCTCTAACTTCTCCATTGAGTCCCACAAGACTTGATCCAGAACACATGTTGGAGTGTCCGCTTTTGAGCTAttgttttcctttaaaataagatttggctcttcaataataaaatcatgCTTAAGTAATTCACTGGCTGACCACCTTTCAATTGGGTCCCTCTTCAAGCACTTGCTCAAAAAGTCTCTTGCTTGCTTAGACATGAAGCTTGGAATCTCTGGCGCGTTGCCCGAAAACCCAATCTGGTAAAGAGCTGAAACTGGGTCTGAGACATTCACCCATGGAGCCTGTCCGGTGGCCATCTCGACAATGGTACACCCAACAGCCCATATATCAGCAGGGAACCCTTGGTGTTCAGCACGCGCCACTTCAGGTGCCATGTAAAGTGGTGTGCCTGCAATTGTTGCTGTCGTGCCCCAATCTGCTTCTGACACCTCATCAACCCGCTTAGCACAACCCAAGTCAGCAATTTTTGCCCCATcactagtgaccaaaatattgtGACCCTTGATGTCACAATGCACTATGCCATTACAATGAAGATACTCGAGGCCGAGCAAAATTGTCCGAGCATACAATCGGATCATGTCCTCGTCAAGACAACCTCCACCCTCCCGAATTGCATCGATAAGCGTGCCACCGGATGCATACTCCAAGAAAAGATTGTACAAGACCTTACCATTTTCATTAGTAATGTCGCACCCCTTATATGCTACAATTTGCGGACACCTTAATGTTGAAAGAACAATTTGCTCCTTTTGAAGAGACTCCGATTTTGATAGCTCAGCTGACTTCACCGCAAAGACTTGACCGGATTGGTTGGCCCTGGCCATCGAGACGGTGGCTGATGAGCCACGGCCAATGGTTTGGCCTCTAGTCCAGTCCATTTTGGAGAGAATGGGGGGGTAAAAGATTTAAAGGATGTGTATTAAGCTGAATTGTTTGTTATGGTAGCTAGCTATTGCAAGCTTCTATATATAGCACCTATGAAAACAGTTATGTGGTTGGCTTGGGACGTTTGGCTTTAAAGCAAGAAACATTGCTTTCTTcattcaactttattttttacacatttTGTGGTCAATGGGCGGCCGCCGTTACTTCCTCTCTCTAAAGGTAAAGCTTCCAGGTGTCGAGAAGCTGGTGGGTTGCAAGCAAATTTGGCCGGCTTTGGAGGCCAGTTGCTTAATCTTAACGCTGAGCTCATCAGCTTAATTAGCTATGGAATGATGCCTTGTTCACGAGATATCACGTGAGCACATGCATGCTTTGTGTTGACATCTTTTGTTAATGAGCGTGGGATCATACAATGGATGGTATATTCCATACTTTAGAGAGGTTAATTAGTGGCCATAAGAGTTTGTATTAATACAGAGTAGATTAGTTTAATCTCCATTGTTAATTGACTTTTGAAAGTCTCTAATGGTAGTGGACAATGAATGTGAAGGTAAACCTCTAATAATGCTATGATATTGATACCTTGAACCAAGCTAGCTATAACAAGTTGGGctttgttaattattaattttgaagtaaaaGTCAACTAGTGCTTTACTTATAATTAATGACTGTCGACTCATGGATTAAATGCTAATTAGGTCAAGAAATATTCTTCTTTAATTACATAGTAGCATGACTGTAAGCTACTACCAAGAGGTGTTTAATAATGTggtataaagtatttttataaaaataataataattttttttatatttttttaatattagtatattaaaatattaaaaaaatacatgaaaaacatcaattttatattttttaagcaaaaacatGTTGAACTATAAAAACAACACCCCCTAAGGATCAAAGTGGTggttgttaaaattattaagttaTGTGAATTGTTAGAATATCACAATCTAATAATTCAAAAGTACATTATATATTGTAGATTTTCAAAGTCATGTTAGAAACTTAGATAACTTCAAGAGTGAATTATCGTATATTGTCAAACTCATGTTAGAAACTTAGATAACTTGTAAATGCATTGTTGATGACTAGATcctcatggaaaaaaaatgatagattaAAATATGGGCATTTTCAACAATTCCTTTGTCattactcttaatttttttttaagtaatataTAGTGTTTAAAATCTCTTAATTGATATGAAGTGTTCAGTAACAAAATCTTacattttatgtatttaattaattaatttggttgataggatatttcaatatttagttAACATATTTTGTGTCATTAATTACCACATTTCTTTGTCTATGGTTGATAGGAAATTAAAGCCTCAAATTGTGACTGGTGTGAGAATTTTTAGCTAGTTCTATCAAGGTTATAATTCATTATTTtccatcaattaatttattcttaattatGACCATATTCAttccaaagaaaagaaattgcttGCTAGCTCTTGAGTGAAATCACCAGGCTATTTGAATGGATGATCTAAAGCATCATATAGCCTTAGCCAAAACTACAACTCTAGACGAAGCAATTTGTTGCTTTCCTAGCTTAGAATTGTAGGTGAAGTATACAAGAAGAATTCACAAGGCATTGTTCAAGGCACCTAAGAAAAGCAAATgcaaaagaatgaatgaaagcTGCAACCAATTCCCAAGAAAAGCCAAGAATCTATCTATCCGACGTTCCTTTCAAGTAACACAAACTATTACGTTGCTTTCTTCATGTGCCAGCCACCTATTCCTTGGCTTCACTCACTCCCTTTCACCTCTTCCAGTTTGGCTTTCGGTAAAAGGTTTGGGACCCATTCTTTCTGATGTAAAGATCAAACACTTCGGTGCGTTGAATGGATAATCGGTGTAAAGTAGCATAAAGTGGAGTAAAATATCCTTAAACAACAAGGATATACGTTTGAATTTCTTGAAGAAACACTGTGATTGTTCAGGACTGTGACATATTTAATTTGGACTCTTCCtacctgctgctgctgctgctgctgctttgaAACCCCACTTGGAAAAAGACATAAGATTTTGATTGCTTTCTTTCCCAGGAGGGATTATTAATTTTCACTAGGGTTTTTCTTAGATCAAATATTGGGAAATTAAAATGGGCTGATAGAATGTTAGTTACATTGTTTGCAAGTTGTTGCCGAAGGTGAGATAGAGAGCTACCAACTGGTAATAGTAAagatcacacaaaaaaaaaaaaaaaaatcacacagaTGTAGTTTTTATGTGCTGACAAAGTTTGCGGGACAGCCGGCGCCCGTCTTTAACATTACATGCTTTTGGTGAGAGGAAAAAAGTGAAAAAGCTAGAGAAAGAATAAAGTATGAGGTAGGAGATGATTCGCCTCGTTTGCAGCCctaattcaaaattatatatatatatgaattgttttttcatgcgttaatattaaatataatttttttaaaaaaattattttaatttatttttaaataaaaaaatattttaaaaaataatcgataCTAACATTactaaatataaactaaaactgAATAAGTTGtttaaatatatcatttgatatatattttattattattttatcccaATAAAggataacattttatttatatgaatgattgttttaaaatattaattggtCCGGCATGTCAATCTGGGACCTATCTAAATTAGAACTTGGATTGATCCgggttaaagtaaaaaaaaaaaaaaaaattcagttgaCCTGATGATCCAATCAAAAATTCGAGTTGGCTTGATCGACCTGAGCCTAATCTGATCTTGATCATCAACTGATTGATTTTATATCTTTAACTAAAACaatgtcatttaatttttattttattttttgaaaagattttggGGATAATTGGTtattaggttttaaaactatgatatagAATTTAAGGAAGTGGGTTAATTCTTAAATTTCTCTTATGGAATGGTAGGAAAATGTAAAGTTGGCATTGCTCCTAATAATTTTCACTAAAACCAAGCCACCAACAATGTTGCTACCTATCATGCTTAGAATGGAAGTTTGGTCCAAATTAGACAAGAAAATTACATTAACTAATGAATCCCTTCTGTTAtgctttcatgttttttattacaaaattcaaaaagttACATCAATATGTCATCTCTCTTTCTGTTGTTGATCATGTCATTGTCATCAAAACCAAAGGGAATTGAATATCCATGTATAATTTGTTCTCCACTTGCATGCGAGTGAGATCCACTTGACCTTTGATCATTAAATCAATGTCCCATTTGTTTATGTGGCAATGTCTACATtgaaactgtggttgaaatgaaaaggcattatttctttttgttttttcattctaaacatgaaaggaatttaattttagttaataagaaattaaagattTCCCTTATCATCATACATGCCATCAAAAAAAcactaaactaaactaaacgtgCATGGTGCATCATTGTTCTTAATTGACCATGAAAAGGCAGTGTgatgtgaattttattttattttatttttttgccagAAGAAAGTAACGGGAACTAAGTGGCCTTCTGTGGTTTCCCTGCCAATGATCTTAACTCTTCGTTCTTGGACTATTCAATGGCCACAGGAGGTGCTGGTGCTATTAACTGTTAGAAAACGCATTTCGCAGGCCTTTCTTTGCTCTCCTAGCACCATTCCCGTCTTCACCGGCCATTTTCTCAACTACCATGAAAAGAGCCACCAAAGTTGGCAGTTGAGGAGGAATCACAAGTGCAGACACTCAGTTGTTTGGTGACCAAAAGAATATATGCAAATGAAGGTGGGCAACTCACGTCAAGCATAAAGTAAGACACTAGAGACTTTTCTGTGACAGGGACTGAGTAAACTTTAGTGAGCAAATAAGACTATATTGCATAACGATGCACAGAAACATTGGCGAGCAAATAAGACTAGACAACTAGATGTGGGTGAGTAGATAAGCCTGGACATGACTATATGAGGTGGTGGAGGAAGAgtagaaaacaaatttctagCTAATCCTAAACGCACACCAATCACATGCAAATGCATTGGTCAAGTCATATACCAAACGCTACCCAGTACTAGATTGCATGTAAACTAGACCCCCACTTTCCATGCCCCCACAGAGCTCTATTTGAGCCTAAAATCTTTGGTGAaactaactaaataaaaagCGACTAGAAACAACTATCCTGATGGTGAAGTTAAAAGGAAGGTAAGGTTTGATAACAGCATAAACCTAACAGATTAAAAACTTTCCAATCTGTGGACCTGTAAATgacaattattaattatatgccTGGAGCA of the Populus nigra chromosome 7, ddPopNigr1.1, whole genome shotgun sequence genome contains:
- the LOC133698930 gene encoding mitogen-activated protein kinase kinase kinase 18-like, whose amino-acid sequence is MDWTRGQTIGRGSSATVSMARANQSGQVFAVKSAELSKSESLQKEQIVLSTLRCPQIVAYKGCDITNENGKVLYNLFLEYASGGTLIDAIREGGGCLDEDMIRLYARTILLGLEYLHCNGIVHCDIKGHNILVTSDGAKIADLGCAKRVDEVSEADWGTTATIAGTPLYMAPEVARAEHQGFPADIWAVGCTIVEMATGQAPWVNVSDPVSALYQIGFSGNAPEIPSFMSKQARDFLSKCLKRDPIERWSASELLKHDFIIEEPNLILKENNSSKADTPTCVLDQVLWDSMEKLETTWDSTQNTSLVSPIERIKQLTEGNGKAHSWSTWGDAWVTIRSNKSSKEQEMVSCSEDYNMAYANGSIENSGAEIASLSMEYNFVVLNEPTSISGNNTCNNTSSGGSCRDDGRHKILLMPCEGRKDALCRQFEFCEGNKVLFSTSQCLACLSSYTVAMAVSNYVSGHKKPAGC